The DNA sequence TTATACTTTAAATAATATTGTTTTATATAAAATATTATAATATTTATATTATCAGTATATTTTATTTTTAAAATACATAAATAATTATATACTTTATAATAATAATAATTAAAATAATTTAATAATATAAATATATATTTTAAATTTATAATATTATATTTTAAACTATTATAAAATAATAATATAATTACAAATTTATTAATATATAAATTTATATTTATATCAACATAATTATTTTTTAAATAACATATATTATAAAAATTATAATATAATAAATATATTAATAATATATTTATTAAATAATATTTATTTTTACTTATATTAATATAAAAATTATTAATATAATTTTTAAAAATTAAACTTCTAAAAATTAAAGGATGAACTTTTTGTCCCATTATATATTAATTTAACGCTAATTCTTTTATATTATATTTTATATATTTTGTATATATAAAATTACCTACTTTTTTATATAATTTATATTTATTTATATAAATAGGTATAAATTTATATCCATTATATATTTTTATATATAAATTTAATAATTTTTTATAAATATATAAATTT is a window from the Plasmodium yoelii genome assembly PY17X01, chromosome : API genome containing:
- a CDS encoding ribosomal protein S3, putative, with translation MGQKVHPLIFRSLIFKNYINNFYINISKNKYYLINILLIYLLYYNFYNICYLKNNYVDININLYINKFVIILLFYNSLKYNIINLKYIFILLNYFNYYYYKVYNYLCILKIKYTDNINIIIFYIKQYYLKYKSLKLIFDYLYNNLLKKYNYSIKGLKIRFSGCFKNSLKTKVEIYTYGNISLSTLTNKIKYINDIINTKYGILSIKVWINM
- a CDS encoding apicoplast ribosomal protein S19, whose product is MIKLYWLKVSLNNKYIFINLNNKYNNKNIVLNIYNKNLYIYKKLLNLYIKIYNGYKFIPIYINKYKLYKKVGNFIYTKYIKYNIKELALN